Proteins from a genomic interval of Stenotrophomonas sp. WZN-1:
- a CDS encoding tail fiber domain-containing protein, whose translation MADLAQLASANFPTGTESIGNNLDNYLRAIQSILRSTNAVASATIAAASTTDISLADGESVQVTGSATINSFGTGYVGCRRELRFNGACTLVNGSNIQLGGANLVTVSGDCLTFRCTASGVWTIASVGGSLRRTGDRMYGALQVGTAGNPFFSISNSGANDIYLTGNSSTGALPNANLYYRGGSHTWTEGAGVTIGQMSGAGRLQLNHTGNDYLVSVRGSYTFSWFNFGNGQTGLFDNTAGANALLYNTAGSGAWALRGDVTASGNVTGGSDERVKENWRPLSSDLVEQLAGLEKVGTYDRTDIGTTQTGVGAQSLRKVLPHTVHEDGEGLLSVAYGNAALVGVVATARRLLALEARVAELGGG comes from the coding sequence ATGGCCGACCTGGCCCAGCTGGCTAGTGCCAACTTCCCGACTGGCACCGAGTCTATCGGCAACAACCTGGACAACTACCTCCGGGCCATCCAGTCGATCCTGCGATCCACCAACGCGGTTGCGTCGGCAACCATTGCTGCAGCGTCTACCACCGATATTTCTCTGGCTGATGGCGAGTCTGTCCAAGTCACCGGCTCCGCAACCATCAACAGTTTCGGAACTGGATATGTGGGCTGCCGTAGAGAGCTGCGATTCAACGGTGCCTGCACCCTTGTTAACGGCTCCAACATCCAGCTTGGCGGTGCCAATCTTGTGACTGTGAGCGGTGACTGTCTCACCTTCCGTTGTACTGCATCTGGCGTGTGGACGATTGCCTCTGTTGGCGGATCTCTGCGCCGTACAGGTGATCGGATGTACGGCGCCCTACAGGTTGGCACGGCGGGAAATCCGTTCTTCTCTATCTCGAACTCCGGCGCCAATGACATCTACCTCACGGGCAATTCCTCTACCGGCGCGCTGCCAAACGCCAATCTTTACTATCGCGGCGGTAGCCATACTTGGACAGAGGGAGCGGGCGTAACTATCGGCCAAATGTCTGGAGCCGGTCGCCTCCAGCTCAACCATACCGGCAATGACTATCTTGTCAGCGTGCGTGGCTCTTATACCTTCTCTTGGTTCAACTTCGGCAACGGGCAGACTGGCCTATTCGACAATACCGCTGGTGCCAACGCGCTTCTGTACAACACTGCCGGGTCTGGTGCATGGGCGCTTCGCGGGGACGTAACCGCTTCGGGTAACGTAACTGGTGGGTCTGACGAGAGAGTAAAAGAGAACTGGCGTCCCCTGTCCAGCGATCTCGTTGAACAGCTTGCAGGTCTGGAAAAGGTGGGTACGTACGACCGCACCGATATTGGCACTACTCAGACCGGCGTTGGCGCTCAGTCCCTGCGCAAGGTCCTGCCGCACACGGTTCACGAGGACGGAGAGGGACTCTTGAGTGTGGCCTATGGAAACGCAGCCTTGGTTGGCGTGGTCGCAACGGCTCGCCGCCTTCTGGCCCTGGAGGCTCGCGTGGCCGAGCTTGGAGGTGGCTGA
- a CDS encoding BLUF domain-containing protein: MSLHAIAYASEARADLQTTDLDRLLADATAFNRVAGVTGVLMFDGSRFLQYLEGPEDGIDSVYQRIVNARSHGQLKVLCRAPVAQRAFPRWSMGTRRIDAELLAQIVESAWPGFLLGSGGFERLLQAWTGADGELEPAAVALGS; encoded by the coding sequence ATGTCGCTGCACGCGATTGCCTATGCCAGTGAGGCCCGCGCCGATCTGCAGACAACCGATCTTGACCGCCTGCTGGCCGATGCCACGGCATTCAACCGTGTAGCCGGCGTCACCGGTGTGCTGATGTTCGATGGCTCGCGCTTTCTGCAGTATCTGGAGGGTCCCGAAGATGGCATCGATTCGGTGTACCAGCGCATCGTCAATGCGCGCAGCCATGGCCAGCTGAAGGTGCTGTGCCGAGCGCCGGTGGCGCAGCGGGCGTTTCCGCGCTGGTCGATGGGAACCCGGCGCATCGATGCGGAGCTGCTGGCACAGATCGTCGAATCGGCGTGGCCGGGCTTCCTGCTTGGCAGCGGTGGCTTCGAGCGCCTGCTGCAGGCTTGGACCGGCGCCGATGGCGAGCTGGAACCGGCCGCGGTCGCGCTGGGCTCCTGA
- a CDS encoding nucleotide sugar dehydrogenase, which yields MSATLAAAETPRFAVIGLGYVGLPLAVAFGRHWPTLGFDIDADRIAELREGQDHTLEMEADELASAQQLQYGSDPALLDACNVYIVTVPTPIDAYEQPDLEPLRSATRLIASHLRAGDLVIYESTVYPGTTEEVCVPLLEEGSGLRFNEDFFCGYSPERVSPGDRQRRLADIRKITSGSTEEVAVVIDGLYQRIIAAGTFPAPSMRVAEAAKVVENIQRDVNIALVNELALIFDRLGIDTQDVLDAAGSKWNFLPFRPGLVGGHCIGVDPYYLLHKSESVGYHPDLIHTARQVNNRVGEHVALRVLAMLAERGREPAQSRILVLGVTFKEDCPDLRNSRALELAQRLRDAGAQVEVSDPWVGPAALADEGVQWLAEPVAGTYDAVVLAVAHARFKAMDEAGIRSLLAPGGLVYDVKSAWPRNVVDDRL from the coding sequence GTGAGCGCCACCCTTGCAGCAGCGGAGACCCCGCGTTTTGCGGTGATCGGCCTGGGCTACGTCGGCCTGCCGTTGGCGGTGGCCTTCGGCCGGCACTGGCCGACGCTGGGCTTCGACATCGATGCCGATCGCATTGCCGAGCTGCGCGAGGGTCAGGACCACACGCTGGAAATGGAGGCCGATGAGCTGGCCAGTGCACAGCAGCTGCAGTACGGCAGCGATCCGGCCCTGCTTGATGCCTGCAATGTCTACATCGTCACCGTGCCGACCCCGATCGATGCCTATGAGCAGCCCGATCTGGAGCCGTTGCGTTCGGCCACGCGGCTGATCGCCAGCCATCTTCGCGCGGGTGACCTGGTGATCTACGAATCCACGGTGTACCCGGGCACCACCGAAGAAGTCTGCGTGCCGCTGCTGGAAGAAGGCTCGGGCCTGCGCTTCAACGAAGACTTCTTCTGCGGCTACAGCCCGGAGCGTGTCAGTCCCGGTGACCGCCAGCGGCGCCTGGCCGACATCCGCAAGATCACCTCGGGGTCGACAGAGGAAGTGGCTGTGGTGATCGACGGCCTGTATCAGCGCATCATTGCCGCCGGTACCTTCCCGGCGCCGTCGATGCGCGTGGCCGAAGCGGCCAAGGTGGTCGAGAACATCCAGCGTGACGTCAACATCGCGCTGGTCAATGAGCTGGCGCTGATCTTCGACCGGCTCGGCATCGATACCCAGGATGTGCTCGACGCGGCCGGCAGCAAGTGGAACTTCCTGCCCTTCCGGCCGGGCCTGGTCGGCGGCCACTGCATCGGCGTGGACCCGTACTACCTGCTGCACAAGTCCGAGAGCGTGGGCTACCACCCGGACCTGATCCATACCGCGCGGCAGGTCAACAACCGCGTCGGAGAACATGTGGCGTTGCGGGTGCTGGCGATGCTGGCCGAACGCGGCCGCGAACCTGCGCAGTCGCGCATCCTGGTGCTCGGCGTGACCTTCAAGGAGGATTGCCCGGACCTGCGCAACAGCCGTGCGCTGGAGCTGGCGCAGCGCCTGCGTGATGCCGGTGCACAGGTCGAGGTCAGTGATCCCTGGGTCGGCCCGGCGGCATTGGCCGATGAGGGCGTGCAGTGGCTGGCCGAACCCGTGGCAGGGACCTATGACGCGGTGGTGCTTGCGGTAGCCCATGCCCGCTTCAAGGCGATGGACGAGGCCGGTATCCGGTCGCTGCTGGCACCGGGCGGTTTGGTCTACGACGTGAAATCGGCCTGGCCACGCAACGTGGTTGACGATCGCCTGTAA
- a CDS encoding FMN-binding glutamate synthase family protein → MHRYIVYLLAILMFPICLWLATIWPAWYWGVGLTAAMVALGTWDLLQKRSTLRRNYPVMAHFRYGLESIGPEIRQYFVQSDLEDVPFSRQQRALIYQRAKNEMDTVPFGTLRSTYAVDYEWINHSLAPTAIAKHDFRVLIGANCAKPYSASVFNISAMSFGSLSANAIRALNEGARQGGFYHDTGEGSISPYHREMGGDLVWEIGSGYFGCRDEKGGFSEERFVANASHDQVKMIEIKLSQGAKPGHGGVLPAPKVTAEISVTRGVPMGVDCVSPSRHSAFSTPVELLQFVARLRELSGGKPVGFKLAIGHPWEWFGIAKAMQETGLLPDFIVVDGAEGGTGAAPAEFVDHVGVPMHEALLLVHNTLVGLDLRDRIRIGAAGKITSAFDIARTIALGADWCNAGRGFMFALGCIQSLSCHTDKCPTGIATQDPARWKHLDAPDKATRVYSYHEHTLHALKELLCAAGLNDPAELGPEHILRRVSPVEIRSLASLYRYLEPGELLHKVPDHAVFHAFWADARSDSFQPPPKIQALRASKSR, encoded by the coding sequence ATGCACCGGTATATCGTCTACCTGCTCGCCATCCTGATGTTCCCCATCTGCCTGTGGTTGGCCACGATCTGGCCGGCCTGGTACTGGGGCGTCGGCCTGACCGCCGCGATGGTGGCGCTGGGGACCTGGGACCTGCTGCAGAAGCGCAGCACGCTGCGCCGCAACTATCCGGTGATGGCGCACTTCCGCTACGGCCTGGAGTCGATCGGCCCGGAGATCCGCCAGTATTTCGTGCAGAGCGACCTGGAGGACGTGCCGTTCTCGCGCCAGCAGCGTGCGCTGATCTACCAGCGCGCCAAGAACGAGATGGACACGGTGCCGTTCGGCACCCTGCGTAGTACCTATGCGGTGGATTACGAGTGGATCAACCATTCGCTGGCGCCGACCGCCATCGCCAAGCATGACTTCCGCGTGCTGATCGGCGCCAACTGTGCCAAGCCGTACTCGGCGAGTGTGTTCAATATCTCGGCGATGAGCTTCGGTTCACTGTCGGCCAATGCGATCCGCGCGCTGAACGAAGGCGCGCGCCAGGGGGGCTTCTATCACGATACCGGCGAAGGTTCGATTTCACCCTACCACCGCGAGATGGGCGGCGATCTGGTCTGGGAGATCGGCTCGGGCTACTTCGGTTGCCGTGACGAGAAGGGCGGTTTCAGCGAGGAACGCTTCGTTGCCAATGCCAGCCATGATCAGGTCAAGATGATCGAGATCAAGCTGTCGCAGGGCGCCAAGCCCGGCCACGGTGGCGTGCTGCCGGCGCCGAAGGTGACCGCCGAGATCTCGGTGACGCGTGGCGTGCCGATGGGTGTGGACTGCGTGTCGCCGTCGCGTCACTCGGCGTTCTCGACGCCGGTCGAGCTGCTGCAGTTCGTTGCACGCCTGCGCGAGCTGTCCGGTGGCAAGCCGGTCGGTTTCAAGCTGGCCATCGGCCACCCGTGGGAGTGGTTCGGCATTGCCAAGGCGATGCAGGAAACCGGGCTGCTGCCAGACTTCATCGTGGTCGACGGCGCCGAGGGTGGCACGGGTGCGGCACCGGCGGAGTTCGTCGACCATGTCGGCGTGCCGATGCACGAAGCGCTGCTGTTGGTGCACAACACCCTGGTCGGCCTGGATCTGCGCGATCGCATCCGCATCGGTGCGGCCGGCAAGATCACCAGCGCGTTCGACATCGCGCGGACCATCGCGCTGGGGGCTGACTGGTGCAATGCCGGCCGAGGCTTCATGTTCGCGCTGGGCTGCATCCAATCACTGAGCTGCCATACCGACAAGTGCCCGACCGGCATCGCGACCCAGGACCCGGCACGCTGGAAGCATCTGGATGCACCGGACAAGGCCACCCGTGTGTACAGCTACCACGAGCACACGCTGCACGCCCTGAAGGAGCTGCTGTGTGCGGCGGGCCTGAACGATCCGGCCGAGCTGGGGCCGGAGCACATCCTGCGCCGCGTCTCACCGGTGGAAATCCGTTCGCTGGCCTCGCTGTACCGCTACCTGGAACCAGGCGAGCTGCTGCACAAGGTGCCCGACCATGCGGTGTTCCATGCGTTCTGGGCCGATGCACGCAGTGACTCGTTCCAGCCGCCGCCGAAGATCCAGGCGCTGCGCGCCAGCAAGTCGCGATAA
- a CDS encoding GNAT family N-acetyltransferase, with translation MQFRTGTIDDVATLWALRTRCVRETCSSHYPAEVIAPWSASPPPSQYARLLGQGGCVVAEDDQGHLLGFGVFDASANEVDALFVDPDRGGKGIGQALMQRLLAMADREREVVLSASLNAVPFYQRQGFVSVREEAYAHPSGVALASVSMRRPW, from the coding sequence ATGCAGTTCAGGACCGGCACCATCGACGACGTGGCCACGCTGTGGGCCCTGCGCACGCGCTGCGTGCGCGAGACCTGCAGCAGCCACTATCCGGCGGAGGTGATCGCACCGTGGTCGGCTTCGCCGCCACCGTCGCAGTACGCACGGCTGCTGGGGCAGGGCGGTTGCGTGGTGGCCGAGGACGATCAGGGGCACCTGCTCGGTTTCGGCGTGTTCGATGCCAGCGCCAATGAAGTCGATGCGCTGTTTGTCGATCCGGATCGTGGCGGCAAGGGAATCGGCCAGGCGCTGATGCAGCGGTTGCTGGCGATGGCCGATCGTGAGCGTGAGGTGGTGCTGTCGGCCTCGCTCAATGCGGTGCCGTTCTATCAACGGCAGGGCTTTGTCAGTGTGCGCGAGGAAGCCTATGCGCATCCCAGTGGTGTGGCATTGGCTTCGGTGAGCATGCGTAGGCCGTGGTGA
- a CDS encoding TIGR03862 family flavoprotein — MSNRNTATPHRVAVVGGGPAGLFAAERLRAAGLDVDLYEAKGSPGRKFLIAGKGGLNLTHSDPRPLFDSRYREQSAAVGRWLDGFDAQALRDWAAGFGVETYVGSSGRVFPVDRKAAPLLRGWVRRLKEQGVRLHANHRWIGWSDDGALRFATEAGEIEVHADASVLAMGGGSWPQLGSDGAWVAPLQARGVDIAPLQSANCGFDIDWTPFFAQRNAGAPLKPVVAHWLDLAGQPQSLQGECVASEYGIEGSLIYALAADLRETINHDGHAMLWLDLVPGRDEARLLADLSRPRKGRSFGEHLRRQAGLDAVKAALVFEILGKDAGHDLPAVAATLKRLPLRLLRPRPMAEVISTAGGVRLDALDDGLMLRAVPGVFCAGEMLDWEAPTGGYLLTACYASGLRAAEGVIAWLAGR, encoded by the coding sequence ATGTCAAACCGTAATACCGCAACGCCCCATCGGGTCGCCGTCGTCGGCGGTGGCCCGGCCGGCCTGTTCGCCGCAGAGCGCCTGCGCGCCGCTGGGCTGGACGTGGACCTGTACGAGGCCAAGGGCTCACCCGGCCGCAAGTTCCTGATCGCCGGCAAGGGTGGCCTCAACCTCACCCATTCCGATCCGCGCCCGCTGTTCGACAGCCGCTACCGCGAGCAGTCCGCTGCCGTCGGCCGCTGGCTGGACGGCTTCGACGCGCAGGCGCTGCGCGACTGGGCCGCCGGCTTTGGCGTGGAGACCTATGTCGGCAGCTCCGGCCGCGTGTTCCCGGTCGACCGCAAGGCTGCGCCGCTGCTGCGCGGCTGGGTGCGCCGGCTGAAGGAACAGGGCGTGCGCCTGCATGCCAACCACCGCTGGATCGGCTGGAGCGACGACGGCGCGCTGCGCTTCGCCACCGAGGCCGGCGAGATCGAGGTCCACGCCGATGCCAGCGTGTTGGCGATGGGTGGCGGCAGCTGGCCGCAGCTGGGCAGTGATGGCGCCTGGGTCGCCCCCTTGCAGGCACGAGGCGTGGACATTGCGCCGCTGCAATCGGCCAACTGCGGCTTCGACATCGACTGGACGCCGTTCTTCGCCCAACGCAATGCAGGCGCGCCGTTGAAGCCGGTGGTCGCACACTGGCTCGACCTGGCTGGACAACCGCAGTCGCTGCAGGGCGAATGCGTGGCCAGCGAGTACGGCATCGAAGGCAGCCTGATCTACGCGTTGGCCGCAGACCTGCGCGAGACCATCAACCACGATGGCCACGCCATGCTGTGGCTGGACCTGGTGCCGGGACGCGATGAAGCACGCCTGTTGGCCGATCTGTCGCGCCCGCGCAAGGGTCGCAGTTTCGGTGAGCATCTGCGCCGCCAGGCCGGCCTGGATGCGGTGAAGGCCGCGCTGGTGTTCGAGATCCTTGGCAAGGACGCGGGCCACGACCTGCCTGCCGTGGCCGCTACGCTCAAGCGCCTGCCGTTGCGCCTTCTGCGTCCACGACCGATGGCCGAGGTGATCAGCACGGCTGGCGGCGTGCGTCTGGATGCGCTGGATGATGGCCTGATGCTGCGGGCAGTGCCCGGCGTGTTCTGTGCCGGCGAGATGCTGGACTGGGAGGCACCTACCGGCGGCTACCTGCTGACCGCGTGCTACGCCAGCGGCCTGCGTGCTGCCGAGGGCGTGATCGCCTGGCTGGCCGGGCGGTGA
- a CDS encoding FKBP-type peptidyl-prolyl cis-trans isomerase, translated as MRRLLLPLLLSLAAVGCSSEPSGPPPGGTLTTFERIDTVPGTGAEAVSGSKVTVHYTGWIYDNRTESKHGKTFDSSLSRSEPFTFALGAGQVIRGWDEGVAGMKVGGKRTLMIPPDYGYGDRRVGPIPAGSSLVFDVELLDVKP; from the coding sequence ATGCGCCGCCTGCTGCTCCCCCTGCTGCTGTCCCTCGCCGCCGTTGGCTGCTCGAGCGAGCCCTCCGGCCCGCCGCCGGGCGGCACCCTCACCACCTTCGAACGCATCGATACCGTGCCCGGCACCGGCGCCGAAGCCGTCTCCGGCAGCAAGGTCACCGTGCACTACACCGGCTGGATCTACGACAACCGCACCGAGAGCAAGCACGGCAAGACCTTCGACAGCTCGCTCAGCCGTAGCGAACCGTTCACCTTCGCGCTCGGCGCCGGCCAGGTCATCCGCGGCTGGGATGAAGGCGTGGCCGGCATGAAGGTCGGCGGCAAGCGCACGCTGATGATCCCACCGGACTACGGCTACGGCGACCGCCGGGTCGGCCCGATCCCGGCTGGCTCGTCGCTGGTGTTCGATGTCGAGCTGCTCGATGTCAAACCGTAA
- a CDS encoding DUF6164 family protein, with protein sequence MAKLLLNLRNVGDDEYADVCTLLDQHGIAWYRTEPSPWGISNGGLWLREDADHPRAKALMAGYQAERGPRIRAEREQALRDGTAETFGSLFRRRPLFVVLVLLGMAVAAALVLLPFMLLRG encoded by the coding sequence ATGGCAAAACTCCTGCTCAATCTGCGCAATGTCGGCGACGACGAATATGCCGATGTCTGCACGCTGCTCGACCAGCACGGCATCGCCTGGTATCGCACCGAACCCAGCCCCTGGGGCATTTCCAATGGCGGCCTGTGGCTGCGCGAGGATGCTGATCATCCGCGTGCGAAGGCGCTGATGGCCGGGTACCAGGCCGAACGCGGGCCGCGCATCCGCGCCGAGCGCGAACAGGCGTTGCGCGACGGCACGGCGGAGACGTTCGGCAGCCTGTTCCGGCGGCGGCCGCTGTTCGTGGTGCTGGTACTGCTGGGAATGGCCGTTGCGGCGGCGCTGGTGCTGCTGCCGTTCATGCTATTGCGGGGGTAG